DNA from Lentibacillus amyloliquefaciens:
CTTTTTTAATACATGTCGGCGCCATGATTTCAGTTCCTTATACACCTTTTGTTCATAACCATTCATGTTTATAACATCCTCTTTTATCCTACTTTACATACGATTTTTCCCCGGAAAAAGATTCAAGTATATTGCGTTACTCTGCCGTTTCATTTAATGCGTTCTAAGTACTAACGACACGCACAGTTTTTTAGCCTTTTCATTGTTCTTCAGACTTTCGACCTTCATCTCCCCGCCTCCGTTTCGTCAATTAATTCTCTTTCTTTAGTATAGCGCACTTTCAGAACCTTCACTTCTTTCCTGCTTTCTCCTCAAAAAGATGGATTAATTTGCCTGCCATTGGACAAAATGTATAAGGTAATTAAATAAATTGATGGAGGTTGATAGGGATGGCTGGAAAGCAAAACAAAAACCATCAGACCAATATTGAAAATAGCGATACGATGACAAACAGACAGGGGCATCCTGTCACAAATAACCAAAACATCCGGACAGTCGGAAACCGCGGTCCTGCTACACTTGAAAACTATGATTTTATTGAAAAAATCAGCCACTTCGACCGTGAAAAAGTGCCTGAGCGCATTGTCCATGCTCGCGGTGCAGGAGCCCATGGTTACTTTGAAGCCTATGGCACAGCAGGAGACGAGCCTGTCAGCAAATATACACGGGCAAAAGTTTTTCAGGAAAAAGGAAAGCAGACACCGGTCTTTGTCAGGTTTTCGACTGTTGTGCACGGAAAACATTCACCTGAGACACTCCGCGACCCGCGCGGAATGGCTGTTAAACTTTATACAGAAGATGGAAACTGGGATTTAGTCGGGAACAATATCAAAATCTTTTTCATCCGTGATGCGATGAAATTCCCGGATATGATTCATGCTTTCAGACCCGACCCCATCACCAACATCCAGGACAGCCAGCGTTTCTTTGATTTTTGTGCCAATTCACCTGAATCGTTCCATATGGTAACGTTTATCTATTCACCGTGGGGGATACCGGCCAATTACCGCATGATGCAGGGGTCCGGTGTCAATACGTATAAATGGGTGAACAATGATGGCGAAGCAGTACTCGTCAAATATCACTGGGAACCAAAACAAGGCATCAAAAATCTAACTGTCAAAGAAGCAAATGAAATTCAGGGCGAAAATTTCAACCATGCAACCCAGGATTTATATGACGCCATTGAACACGGGGATTATCCCGAATGGGAGCTTTATGTACAGATTATGAGTGATGATGAGCACCCGGAACTGGATTTTGACCCGCTTGATGATACAAAAATCTGGCCTGAGGATCAATTCCCGTGGCTGCCGGTCGGACGGATGGTGTTAGACAAAAATCCGGAAGATTATTTTACAGAAGTCGAGCAATCAGCATTCGGCACGGGGGTTCTTGTTGATGGACTGGATTTTTCCGATGACAAAATGCTGCAGGGCCGCACATTCTCCTATTCTGATACCCAACGTTACCGGGTAGGCGCCAATTACTTGCAAGTCCCCATCAACGCTGCCCAAAAACGGGTTGCAACCAATCAGGAAGGCGGGTCGATGCGGCATGAACCTGAACGTTCTGCAAAAAAGAACCCGCACATCAATTATGAACCATCCTCCTTAGGTAATTACACAGAAGCCGAACAAACCGGAAAAGAGCACAGCCCGAAAATTGAAGGCAACCTTGTGCGCGAATCAATCGACCGGAACGACAATACCAAACAGGCCGGCGAGACATTTCGCTGGTTTGATGACTGGGAAAAGGATGAACTGATTTCAAATCTCGTCGGCGACATTTCCGAATGCACCCAGGTAATTCAAGATAAAATGATGGCACTGGCCGACGAAGCAGATGAGGAATACGGACGGCGCCTGCGTGAGGGACTGGAAGAAGCAGCCAAAATGATGAAGGATGATGGCAGTTCAAGCAGAAATCCGCTCGGCAACAAAGATGCAGAAAAAGCACCGGATAAGGCAGAAAAGAAAGGAAAAGATGCTGACCCGTATTAGTTAAAGGCTCAGCAATCCAATTCCGGAGTTTCAGAAGTAAAGGAAATGTTTGAAGCTATTCGAAAAATAATGAGTCTGTTTGGTATAGCAGACTCATTATTTTTCATGTCTGATGGGCCTAAAACGTTCGCTATTTTAGATCGGTTAAATCAATCGATTTTCCTACCTGAATCAGCTAATCCTTCGGTAAATCTAATGGATGAATTGACTCATTGCCCCTGTATATCCCGTTTTCGATAACCAAACATACCCACAATCGCAAGTCCTATCGCGATAACAGTCAAGATGATAACAGGCATCCATTCCATTTCATCGACCGGCAACTCCGGTATATACCCAAATGGCGACAGCTTGCTGACCCAAGCCGGGAATTGGAACATATTACCGAAATACAGGACGATAAATGAGTAAAACAGATAAAGCCAGACAAGACTGCTTAATTTGGGTGCAAACCCGATGAGAAATACAGCCAATCCAATCATAACAAGCAGTGCCGGATAAAAGGCGAGCCCGGCGCCGATTATTTTTCCGAATTCAAACGGCTCTTCTGTCACACTTGCGCCTGCCACCCAAAGCCCTGCAACAGCCAGAAAAAGCATGACCACACCATTGATGACGGCAATGGTTAAGTATCCTGAAACGAGACGTGTACGCGACACAGCCCTTCCCAGAAGATGATCGAGCCGGTTCTGCTTTTCTTCTCCATTTAATTTCAGTAATGCCATAACGGCTGGGAGCGTTGCAATTAAGGCCATCACAAACATCAATACCGAAACAAATTGCATAGTGAACGACGACGTGCCCGCGTCCGTTGAAAATACTTGTCTTAAGGCTTCGTTACTTTCGAAAAACGACTCCAAGTCACCCATTACCGATCCGTAAGAGACACCAACCAGTATCATGGCGACTGCCCACGAGATAATTCCGGTACGCTGCAGCCTAAGAGCCAACCCAATCGGACTGAGCAGTGACTGTGAAGCATGCTTTCTTCCCGGCCTTGACGGTAAAAACCCGGCTTCTAAATCGCGTATGGTGTTCAAATAAAATGCGAGTGCCATTAAAAGAATCGCACCAATTGCCAGGAGCAACAAGACCCACCAGTGATTGTCACTGTATACCTGACCCGCTGTAGCCCATCCTAGCGGTGAAACCCAGGATAATGCTTCATTGCTGATATCCCCTACCGCCCGTATCAGGTATGCTATTAACAGCAGTGCTAATGTTAAACCAAACGTTGTTCGGGCGTTTTCGGTTATTTGTGCCATCAATGCGGTCAGACCCGCGAAAAATATACCTGTCGCACCTAATATCAAGCCATATAATAGTGACCCTGACAGCCCCATGCTCTCAATGCCTAAAGCATATAAACCAAACCCTGTAATCAGCGCAAGCAAACCATTTACTACAGCCAGCATGATAAAGGATGCATTCAGATTAGCGAGTTTTCCAACCGGTAAAGCACGGACCAGTTCCTGCCGGCCGTCTTCTTCATCAACTCGTGTATGCCGGTTCATCAGCAGAATATTCATTAAGCCAACGACAACCGCGGTTAAAAGCAACATTTGATGTGCTGTCATGGCCCCTACTGTGTAATTGTCCAAATTGCCCGGACCAACCATCGCGGTCATTGCAGGATTTTCCATCGTTTGAGCCATCGTATTGCTTTCTTCTTGTGTTGGATACAAATCAGAAAAAGCTAGCGGAACCACCAAAGTGAAAAAGGATAGCGCCGCAAGCCAGATCACAATACGCAAACGATCAAGCCGCAGCATAAATCCCATCAATTTTCCGGTCTTAGCTAACGACTGTTGAAGCATCAGGACTCACCTCCTGAATCCCCTTCATAATGGCGCATAAATAAATCTTCCAAAGTCGGCGGGGCACTTTCCAGTTTCACAACACCGAACTGACTGATATGCCGAATGACGTCATCCAATTCTTCCGTATTAACTTGCAGCGAAATCGTTTCATCGTTTATGTCAACATCATGCACACCTTCCATGTCTTCCAGTCCACTCACCTGCTGTTTCGTCTCAACTGTTATGTGCGTCCGTGTTAGATGGCGCAATTCATCCAATGAACCCGACTCAATGATCTGACCTTCGCGGATAATGCCGATCCGGTCACAAAGCCGCTCCACTTCTGACAAAATATGACTGGACAGCAAAATGCTTTTCCCTTCATGACGCGCCTCTTCCACACATTCCTGGAATGTACGCTCCATCAGCGGATCAAGTCCGGAAGTTGGCTCATCCAGAATATACAGATCAGCATCAGATGCAAATGCTGCAATGAGTGAAACTTTTTGCCGGTTACCTTTGGAATAGGTTCTGCATTTTTTTGAAGGATCGAATTTGAACCGCTCAATCAATTCCTCTCGCCGCTTTTTGTTCACAGCACCGCCGCGAAGTTTCATAAACAAATCGATCACTTCGCCTCCGGTCAGATTTGGCCATAAATTCACATCTCCCGGAACATAGGCGATATGCTTATGAATATCCACGGCATCCTTCCAAACGTCTTTTCCAAAAATGGAAGCCTCACCGCTTGTGGCCTTCAGCATGCCAAGCAAAACTCGGATGGTCGTGGACTTGCCTGCACCGTTGGGACCAATAAAGCCATAAACCTCTCCCTTTTGAACTTCGATATTAATATTGTCCACGGCTTTAAAGTTCCCGAACTTTTTCGTAAGATTTTCTGTTTTAAGAAGCGCCATTTACACAACCCCCTACTTATAAAGTGAATCTTCAATCAGTGGGGGTTTTTTCCACTGATTGTTAGATGAACGAATCGGGCATTTACTGGCAGTTGATCCCCCACCTAATCCCCATCGTTTACTCGAACACTGGAGGTGGGGGTCTTACTGCTAGTAATATGCGGGATAAAAACTTTTCTTCAAAATGTCCAGATATTCATAAAATTCCTGCAAATAGGGCTCAAAATCGATATTAGCCAATTGGTGATCTTTCAAGCTGCTTATGATGTCATTCTGATATCCATCCATTGACCATTGAATCAGCTTAAACACTTTATCAACATCAACATCATGCCTGAAAAGGGACTTATCGATATTCTCATACATTATGGCATGCCCTTCTTTCAGCAATTGCTGGTATTCTTGTTCAAGATGGGACGGCAGATCAGGGCTGCTTGCCAGAAAAAACGTTCCAAGGAAATTAAACACATTCGGATTTTCGGCAAAGCATATCATTTTTATCTGCGCTGCCTGTCTCATCCGTTCTATAAAGTCCGTTTCCTGCATGTCGATTAAATTGATATATTGATGGCGTACGATTTTTAGCGAATCTTCAACCAAATAATAATACAAGTCTTGTTTACTTTGAAAATAATAAAACAGCATGCCTTTTCCGATTCCGGCACTTTTGACAATTTGATTGGTGGAAGCCCGCTCATAGCCGTTTGCGGCGAATTCCTGAAGCGCTGCGTCCATAATTCGCTGTTGCTTATTTTCATCAAGGTTTAGAAACTTTTCTGTGATTGCTTCTCACCCCTTTTTCACATGATATGTATCTATATTTTACGATAGACCATGTCGGTCGATTTCATCATACTACGATTAGACCACTATGGTCAATATTTTACTTTTTTAAATCAAAAACACAATCTTCAGAATATAAGTTATGATTAATTTACAAACCTTAAGGGTATTGTCTTCAAGTGCAATAAGAAAGGAGACCTTCGTTGCTTCCTGTTTATATCTCCCTATTTGTAGCTGCTGCTGTAGTATCTGTGTTTGCAGCCATCAAGCTCGCCTCCTATGCTGATGTCATCAGCAAGGAAACCAAAATAAGCGGGCTGGTTATCGGATCTGCTCTTTTGGCTACAGGCACTTCCCTGCCTGAATTAACGTCTACCGTATCAGCAGCGGTCATCAACAGTCCCGATATCGCTGTCGGAAACGGGCTGGGGAGTATTACCTTCAATTTT
Protein-coding regions in this window:
- a CDS encoding ABC transporter permease is translated as MLQQSLAKTGKLMGFMLRLDRLRIVIWLAALSFFTLVVPLAFSDLYPTQEESNTMAQTMENPAMTAMVGPGNLDNYTVGAMTAHQMLLLTAVVVGLMNILLMNRHTRVDEEDGRQELVRALPVGKLANLNASFIMLAVVNGLLALITGFGLYALGIESMGLSGSLLYGLILGATGIFFAGLTALMAQITENARTTFGLTLALLLIAYLIRAVGDISNEALSWVSPLGWATAGQVYSDNHWWVLLLLAIGAILLMALAFYLNTIRDLEAGFLPSRPGRKHASQSLLSPIGLALRLQRTGIISWAVAMILVGVSYGSVMGDLESFFESNEALRQVFSTDAGTSSFTMQFVSVLMFVMALIATLPAVMALLKLNGEEKQNRLDHLLGRAVSRTRLVSGYLTIAVINGVVMLFLAVAGLWVAGASVTEEPFEFGKIIGAGLAFYPALLVMIGLAVFLIGFAPKLSSLVWLYLFYSFIVLYFGNMFQFPAWVSKLSPFGYIPELPVDEMEWMPVIILTVIAIGLAIVGMFGYRKRDIQGQ
- a CDS encoding TetR/AcrR family transcriptional regulator gives rise to the protein MDAALQEFAANGYERASTNQIVKSAGIGKGMLFYYFQSKQDLYYYLVEDSLKIVRHQYINLIDMQETDFIERMRQAAQIKMICFAENPNVFNFLGTFFLASSPDLPSHLEQEYQQLLKEGHAIMYENIDKSLFRHDVDVDKVFKLIQWSMDGYQNDIISSLKDHQLANIDFEPYLQEFYEYLDILKKSFYPAYY
- a CDS encoding ABC transporter ATP-binding protein, which codes for MALLKTENLTKKFGNFKAVDNINIEVQKGEVYGFIGPNGAGKSTTIRVLLGMLKATSGEASIFGKDVWKDAVDIHKHIAYVPGDVNLWPNLTGGEVIDLFMKLRGGAVNKKRREELIERFKFDPSKKCRTYSKGNRQKVSLIAAFASDADLYILDEPTSGLDPLMERTFQECVEEARHEGKSILLSSHILSEVERLCDRIGIIREGQIIESGSLDELRHLTRTHITVETKQQVSGLEDMEGVHDVDINDETISLQVNTEELDDVIRHISQFGVVKLESAPPTLEDLFMRHYEGDSGGES
- a CDS encoding catalase; the protein is MAGKQNKNHQTNIENSDTMTNRQGHPVTNNQNIRTVGNRGPATLENYDFIEKISHFDREKVPERIVHARGAGAHGYFEAYGTAGDEPVSKYTRAKVFQEKGKQTPVFVRFSTVVHGKHSPETLRDPRGMAVKLYTEDGNWDLVGNNIKIFFIRDAMKFPDMIHAFRPDPITNIQDSQRFFDFCANSPESFHMVTFIYSPWGIPANYRMMQGSGVNTYKWVNNDGEAVLVKYHWEPKQGIKNLTVKEANEIQGENFNHATQDLYDAIEHGDYPEWELYVQIMSDDEHPELDFDPLDDTKIWPEDQFPWLPVGRMVLDKNPEDYFTEVEQSAFGTGVLVDGLDFSDDKMLQGRTFSYSDTQRYRVGANYLQVPINAAQKRVATNQEGGSMRHEPERSAKKNPHINYEPSSLGNYTEAEQTGKEHSPKIEGNLVRESIDRNDNTKQAGETFRWFDDWEKDELISNLVGDISECTQVIQDKMMALADEADEEYGRRLREGLEEAAKMMKDDGSSSRNPLGNKDAEKAPDKAEKKGKDADPY